tggaggaggaggtggagaagtgCCTGGTTCGGGAGCCAGGCTGCCACAATCATGGtgggggtcaaaaggacctggcctcgTTACCAGAGTGCTGCCTCGCTGCTGCcagaaaaaacattgacccagtggtccttgaaagacatgtactgtccctgccagtAAGAGCTACTCCAGAGTTTTTACAGGAGTATTAGGAGAGTATTTGGTTGAGGTTTCTTTgctttcccattgacttctatgagatAATCAAATCAGTTCTGAAGCGTTTTTCAAATCAGCTGCTGAAGAAACCTTTACACTGTGTCCACAAGGTGGTTTTAaaaattaaagtcaatgggaaaacttTTGAATGTGGATTTAGGAGCTGAAAACGCTGCTGAATCAGTGGCAGATCTTAGCCATGTGAACAGACCCTCAGTTTtctgttgctatgggttactattGACTAGAGGTGGGATGACGAATCCGTCGAAtcaacgaatccctcgaatctaacaagattcgagggattcgtggactcgaatcccgacctaTTTTGtaaaattcgaatccgacgaatcctgaCAGCTAATGCactggccccgctcactgtagtataatcttattcttatctaacctgtaggcattgttaaaatataataatcatatgtaatccagctgtattacttacagctaagttccgtagcagagaggaggcaggctggattacaaatgattattatattttaacaatgcctacaggttagataagaataagattatactacagtgagcggggccggtgcattagaatacagggacttcaTCGGTCCCCGCACCTGTATCCAGATGCcgacccccagcccctgtattgggggtcattcacactgcagggacactgttatagggggatctgtggatggcacaaagCATAAGAtgcatatgtgtcatccacagatcatccccccccccccatcacagtgccatccacagatcccccataacagtgccatccacagatcccccccccataacagtgccatccacagatccccccccccccccatagcagtgccatccacagatccccccccatcacagtgccatccacagatcccccataacagtgccatccacagatcaccgccccataacagtgccatccacagatcacccccccataacagtgccatccacagatccccccccataacagtgccatccacagatccccccatagcagtgtcatccccagatcccccccataagtgtttgtatcactttgtttcttacactgttcacacaattcttatgtacaggattcgtaggattcgagattcaaaagatttgatagattcgagaaccttttcggattcggattaaaaaaaaattggattcgtcccacctctactatTGACATTGCAGTCTGCAGAGCTATGTAGAGTAAGCAAAtgtcctttacctcctccagtcTGACTCCTCCCACTCAGGATCACATggttatgacatcatcacaggtcctttaccttctCCTGCAGTGCAGCCTAACTCCTCCCagacatgatcacatggtcatgacatcatcacaggtcctttacctcctcctgTAGCATGGCCTGgaacctgactcctcccacacacagtcacatggtcatgacatcaccacaggtcctttaacccctccagcagcacagcctggagcatgactcctcccacacatggttACATGATCGtaacatcatgaaaggtcctttagccttcCCCATATATGAGGTAGTTGGAGGTAAGAAGCAGCATTAGGTAAGTGTCTGTGTTCAGTGCCGTCTCTTGGTGCTGTTAGGATTAGGGCTGTTGTGGACATAAGCCCCCTCCCCCATACATGTAGTGTCCAGCGGTGCAGGTGGAGGTATGTGTACAGTCACCGCCATTGTCTGTCAGGATTACTGGGGCAGAGGAGTCATTAACCCATTCACTACCAGCTCTCTCCCCTGGATCCCCTCTCCCTCTGGGGCAGACACTGTCCTCCAGCCCCTTCCTCAGTCTTTCCAGCAGTGATGGAGCAGTGgtgacctgtatacacagtgaCCACTACCAGCTTTACTCACTGGATAGAGACTCTGACTTCTTTCTATTGAGAAGTGACAGAACTCAGTAAGGCTTCAGCTTTAGGTGTCTGGAGTGTTGGACCAGAGTCCAGTTTATAcagacatcactgctgcagcagtCAGTGACTATAGCGTCATGTGAAGGGGGACATGCTGTCACTGCTCTGATCTCAGACATGGAGGAGCTGCTGGGACAAGGTCTTCATCTTGTAAGGGGTCAGACCAGACTGAGGAGGGTTCAGGTTCTGGAGTCGTATACGAGGCTCCTGCTCTAGAATGGAGGAAAATGACCGATGGCACTGGAACAAGGATGTTACTGGTTTCTTGTGGTCAACAGGCTTGAGATTACAGAGACTGTTAAAGAGAGCACAGCCATAGTCAGTGACAACAAGTAACAGTCTCTTTAGCAGATGACAGCTTACTCCCCTGTGACTTGTTGTGTAGCCTTCACTGGGTGTGGACACTTGTGGAGCCTGAGTCTCATAGGTGGAAATGAGTGCACTTGTTTCCCGAGCACTTCCTCTATGTGGTGTGGTACTGCACAATCTGTGCAGACTCTGTAGACTGTAGTATCTCTCTGCAGGCACATAGTTAGACATCTTGGTTCAGCGTTAACATTAGTAGGCTGGATGGTCTCTGTCTCAGATCCGGTTTGTCCGCAGGTCTTGGCTGCTACAAGGGTGCAGGGGCTAGATGGCTGTTCTCTTCTACTATGCTCCAGCTTCTTGCCTTGACGTGATGTCCGTATTATCtccagtaattttattttaaatggGATTTTATTGAATTTCACATTGTCTCACCTTCTCTCCATTCAGGTTCCTCCATAAAGGATCCACTCAGTGGATATCTTCAATATAAGATCCTCTCAAGGATGGATagggacagggacaagatggcggagagtataataaatctcaccctagagatcctcttccggcttactggagaggtgagagattctgatgatgtcacattacatcatcttatctatgttactaacagatggacatgactggagaggtgagggactctggagatgtatggagtgatatttattactgtgtctctccatgaccaggactacacagtagtgaagaagacctctagtgagcgctgtcaggacCCTGTCTCTGAAGGATGGAGAAGAAGCCTGAGCCCAATCACAgggcctccacctcaccccctgatacatgaagcaatcaatagagagaagatcctagaactcaccaacaagatgattgagctgctgactggagaggtgacactgctgggaatgctgggacattatacaggaacgctatgaagggatctgggtaatgactgtatcattgtgttgtcaggttcctataaggtgtcaggatgtcaccgtctatttctccatggaggagtgggagtatttagaaggacacaaagatctgtacaaggacgtcatgatggaggatcaccggaccctcacatcaccaggtaatagacatgactaaatacacacgtcctctcattatttgtatgtaaggaatgaatttagtcactggatgtgtttcctacagttaaggaagagagaagaacaccggagagatgtcccagtcctcttcttccacaggatggttcagaagaacatcacaatgtcccacaggatgatcaggtagatggagataaggtctcatgaaatgtcccctatgatctgtagaggctgtgaagatcttgtgttcagtcctgttttatccaccagtattatatgttttatccttgtataattAGAAAGGTGCAGGtggcaggattacagctgaccatagacATTACATATCATCTGGATCTTCTCACAGTTTTCTGGTTATGGAGACTGCTAGTTGGAATAATGAACCAACAGCTTGGATTTATACAGGAGACCAGCAGATATTTGGGTCAGAGAACTCCAGCTGTCATTTCAACTTTGTCCACCgtgctaattaaaggggttgtggcaagttatcccctattcacatgATAGGGGATAACCAATAGATCGATGGGGGCCCTACCACTAGACGTCCACTGACCTCTTAATTCGCACCGACTTCGTACACCTTGGGGGCCCCCTGAAATTAACAAATtggcaagttggggcattcacaCTGGAAGTTCCTTAAATAGTTGTGCGCTGTACTTGATTGTGTCCGGAACTTTCTTACAGATGAATGCAGTGATGGTGCACATGGCTAATTTATCACTCATCATTTTGGGAGCCCCAAAGGGTTACAAGGCCATCATTCTTGGTGAATGTCCCCTTGGTAGGACCTCCACTGCTCTAacaattatcccctatcctgtggataggataACTTATCACAAcccaaatacccctttaatgattttctTCTGGTCATATAAAACATTCCACACGACTTCTCCAACTGTTTGATGACctttaaaatatttatttcacagcttgtgaatccgTGTGAAGATCTGAACATAATATATgttacagagacatatgtgaaGGGTGACGAGCAGAGtatagaggacattcctacagataaccgcccaggtgagtagtaaTCACTAAATAAAATTGTGTGAAGAAGACACTGCTCTTCCACTAccctcgtcaaacagctgatcgaagggggtgccgagagtcagacctccaccaatctgacgatgatctatcctaaagataggtcaccaatatcataaagctggaatacccctttaataccacTACAAGGAATCCCGCAGTGTTGATCAGAAGGTTGGGTTTGTAATCTATTCTCTACCTTCTATTAACGCTCAGTCAGCAGTACGGGGCGGCCATGGAGGATTTACTTACCTTTGAATCTTTGGTCGCTGGGAAGAGTCTATTGGCAGAGCCACCACCAAGGCAAGCTATACTGGTAAAATAAAAAGAGATCCAACACTGATCACTAATTGCtgcctgtttaaaaaaaaaaataatgacggcTGTCTAATAGTCCCCTTGTTGACACTTAAGGGAGAAGATTAGTGAGGATAGTCATGCAGAGACAATTATTGTATGTACTGAGAGGTTTTATAGGTGACCAGGCGTGTCATTGAAATCCTAGATGCAACTTATAAACCCAGTAGTGTCCTCAGTTTCACACCCGAACAAAAGGAAGTtacacagttgagtcacattattcTGACCCTTTCCTACTTTCGAGGTCAGCCGCACGTAGCTCATGAATGAAGTCACATTTGGTGAGCTGGCtcgatgggtatataaggtgcATGATAGGCTATCTGCACACATATACCTCGTAGCTGTCGggtaaaaggggtgatttatcagAGTTGTAAAAATGGATGATTATTGGCATTCAGGCCCTGGGTGGCgctatttctgaaactgcgcagtgtgaactgttctcatgctgctgtggggaaagtgtatggtgagtggacaaatggcaccattgcgaAAAACTGATCACATGAAAACTATGAAGCACCATGTGCCATTAATGTGAGAGATGAATGTCAGCTATGAAGGTGCACGAGAGTGGACTGACACCCTACGGACGGCAGAGAAGCTCACCGCTAAAATGACTCAGGGGAATACCAGAAATTTGCCTAAAACGACAGTTCAGGGACCCTACTGCGTATGGGGCTCTGAAGCAGATGGCTGGTCTCTGCCCCTTTTTTTTCGCAGCAGTATCAGACCTCCGCTGATTGACAAAGGTTTGACTTCTAGGATAAGTTATGGATGGATGTTGGCTTGTCAGGCaagaaacaccctgcaaccactgCTGGAGGAACACAGCTGGTGGTGGCAGAGTTATGGTCTGGGAAAGGTTTTCGtgggccactcatccatgtgAAAGAGACTCTCCACTAATTAGGAAATAAATCCATTTTTGCAGATCACTTACACCCATACATGTTGATTGCCTTCACTGGAGCGGATGAGATCTTCCAGCAAGAGAATGCAACATGTCACATGGCTAAAAATgtccgacattggttggaagaacaTGACAAAGAATTCCAATTACTACCCTAGCcccctaaggctaggtctacatgacgacatttgtcgcgcgacagataggacaTTTTTTAGCACCAATGTCGCATGACAatctttataatggtagtctatggtgtcgcactgcaacatgcgacatgctgcgactgcgacgcgacagtggcagaaaaatccatctcgaatggatttttttcgagtgtcgcgtcgcagtcacagcatgtcgcatgttgcagtgcgacaccatagactaccattataaaaattgttgcgcgacaaatgtcgtcgtgtagacctagccttattctccagacctgaacccaattgagcatctgtaggACCACCTTGATGATCTTGTTCACTCTGTGGATCCTCCCCCACTCCTCCTCCAGCAGgtggggatgcactgcagtcagtttGGCTCCAGATACCTTTGACAACCTACCATAACCTTATTGAGTCCACCCcagcctgtctagctgctgtccatgctgcaAACAACAATtaagatattagctggtggtcataattgtcacgaaccagcgggtgtgaactcactgtgccacgtgtcctacctcctctaagggcattgtctaagtgaacccttcgatcttcacagtatccctgatggtggggatagacttttccaaggggaacaccaggtctctacctcttgaggaggataggcacacgaggccgctggtccaggcggaccaggaggtacctgagcaaggtaccagaggtaaaggcgttgtcagcaggctgagtcgtaaccaggagcaacagtgcaggaccgaaggatgaggcaaagtcaaacaggcaataggtcagggcaggtggcacaggtacagatcaggcaatccgggtcggcaacaggagagtcaagtcaagcaggcagggatcaaacagatagcagagtccaggaatacaagcagatatcaggaaccttagcaggacacaagtaccttgacactgaggcatctgggaagggggctcagccacttatatatgtgcaggagggctaggattggtcagcgaggtcacatgacctaacccataaagcacaggaagtgatgcacGCCAGCCCTTAGGAAGTGCTACAGGGAACAAGCAgcgagcatgctgtggccagagcTGAATATTAGTGGCTACATAGCCCCTTCAAAAAAAAGACACAGAGGAGATAGACAGACTGCACAGGCCAGGAAGGAGGAAATGCTACATTATTGCCTGCCAGAAAGATGTAGAAGGACACAAGTGGGCACAAACTGCTGGAACAGAACCACGCACCAAGTGAGCCTCCCAAAGGCCTTGCCCTCCAGGAGTAGAGGGACAACGATGGGAACAGATCACTGGCGTAGGACTATGTCATGATGGGAATAGCTGTGACAGGGCAGGATGACAGCTATGACTCTGTTGCAGTCTGATCAGAAACAACTGTGAAATCCACAAAGGGGATggatttgcctttatgtaaagtccagtTTAAAGCCCACActtcgggaagatataagtgaggaaaATTAACATGTAGAACATCAAAATAATGTTAGGAGtttgttttaaagggtttctgtcaccccgcaaaactcatttttttttttttttggatagttagattcctcatagtgcgatatagcagaatataatgctcttacttactttcatgcggccgattctttataaaacgaacttttataatatgtaaatgagggctctaccagcaagtagggcgtctacttgctggtagctgctgcagaaatccgccccctcgccgtgttgattgacagggccagccgggatctcctcctccggccggccctgtcagtaattcaaaaatcgcgcgcatcgcgtcattcggcgcaggcgctctgagatgaggaggctcgtatcctcagcactccctcagtgcgcctgcgccaatgacgtcttctctttcggtgatgtcatcggcgcaggcgcactgagggagtgctgaggatacgagcctcctcatctcagagcgcctgcgccgaatgacgcgaggcgcgcgatttttgaattactgacagggccggccggaggaggagatcccggctggccctgtcaatcaacacggcgagggggcggatttctgcagcagctaccagcaagtagacgccctacttgctggtagagccctcatttacatattataaaagttcgttttataaagaatcggccgcatgaaagtaagtaagagcattatattctgctatatcgcactatgaggaatctaactatacaaaaaaaataaaaaatgagttttgcggggtgacagaaaccctttaagccaccTAATATTACATAGTCCACAGACAATCTACTAAGGGAAATAGACAAGACAGCAAACCATAATgatgtggttattatgggggattcagtattaaccaatagacccgacagaacaacagatgtgcaggttgtggGACACCTGGTAAATTGTGACGGTAATATAATACATTTCcagttgtggtcatggctacggccaagagatatccgaagaaccctagggagagaaacaaccggAACAACCTAAccgagctaggcgtgtcttagctaacctgactaaatggcttgttgtgtgccctaagccatgatcgtgggtaggcctataagtgggcataccctgtggaaatgagaagataagggagggagggtggggcacctgagaacacacgcctgtgagtgaggctgtggctcgtatatgaagagcctccgcccctcccacaaatgcaggttgACTAATCAGCCCTACCAACTTGTCATTCAGTAAGGTGTTTTGTGGCACAAAAATGCTGAActtcagaaaggtgaaaaatgataGCTTACAGAGTCCCTTAACATGATTATCTGGGATGATGTCCTCAAAAATGAGAATACAGGCACTAATAGGACGCTTTTGAAAGCATCCTAAATTTCCATTGTGACAGTTACATACCTTGTGGGAATAAAAGGGTtgggaacagaaaaataaacaatgtgaataaatagaaatgtaatggggcaataaataacaaaaagaaagcatttaaattacAAAAACTAtaagtaaaaaatagaaaaaggtaGCCAAGCTGGAGATTaaagagtgatgagggaggagttgtagagagcagcacccccgccaatcagctgtttgaagaggaggaggtgggTCACAGTCCGGGGTATTAAATAGATGCTGGGCGAGATCTCTGTGTTGACCATTGATATATTTATgtctagttattagatctccccctttttctaaactaaataaccctaatttgctAATCTTCCTGGGTCCTGTAGTAAACCCATTcctatttagtatgtactggtgacttgtacttttccttctcatgtgcataaccttacatttgttggTGTTAAACCTCATCCACCACTTCTCAGCCCAAACTTTCAATCTATCCATATCCTTTTGTAGCAGTCTATTGTTTTCTGTAGtttttatatatagagagagagtatactgttctctgcaatgtgtgtgtgtgtgtgtatatacatatatatacagtatactgtcctcgtgttttattttttatttttatttaatggaTCAGAAAAAGGGAACGCAAAATTgtaatgtgaactcagccttactatGTTAAATTCGTTTTCGGGTTCCCCTATGCCCTTATATTAGTGCTGTTAACCACAATCACTTACTAGGCAGGAGTTGTAAATCCGTTTTTTGGTGTTGTTTTtcatgtggaattttttttgtgcTAAAGCTGGAAATAAAGTAAGGAGCAATATAAAGTACCTGATCTGCTTTTTGTTATCCACTACTGGCTTCTAGCTTCTATGCTGAAAATTGCTaataatttccattgacttctttgTACGGTACATGACCCTGCTCTGTGTTAAAATTCATGTAGCCATCAGGGAGTGTGTGAGGTGGACACCATGTGATAGCTCTGACTCACAGGTCCCTTTATGATTCATTACTGAGAATTTCACTAAAAAAGAGTGATGACAGAACCAACAACAACAGCCTAGTGATCCAACATCATGACCTACTGGTCTACTGATAGATTTTTGATCTGTTCTGTTTAGTTGCTTTATCCCTTTGAACTTGTATGAACATTTTTATGAAATGTTTTTAGAATTGTCATAAAATATCAATAGAATATTAATGttataatatttattttaaaaaaaatcagcttTACTCTTAGCAGATGACTGTCCCAGGAGCTCAGTGGAACATCTGATATCTTCAGATTTTAAAACAGATGATTGTGGAGTCACAGAAGATACATATGAAGAGCATATCATTATCTCAGATGTACCCCAAGCCTTTCACAGCAAAAATCCATCATCTGATTCTTTAGATCAAGTCCAGTTTTCTGATTCATTACAGTCTGTAACACAAAATAAATGTCACAGAAGAAGTGTTCAACCTCAAAGAACACACATAAGGAAGAAgcgatattcatgttcagaatgtgagaaatgttttgcaGATAAATTACATCTGGTTATGCACCacagaagtcacacaggggagaagccatattcatgttcagaatgtgagaagtgCTTTACAAATAAATCGGATCTTATTAGACATCAGaggattcacacaggggagaagccatttttatgtttagaatgtggaaaaCGTTATaaccagaaatcagatcttgttatacatgagagaattcacacaggggagaagccattttcatgttcacacTGTGGCAAATGCTTTAtccagaaatcagatcttgttatacatgagagaaatcacacaggggagaagccatattcatgttcagaatgtgggaaatgttttgcagataaatcacatcttgttaaacatgaaagaactcacacaggagagaagccatattcttgCTCAGAATGTGAGAAAAGTTTTGCAATTAAATCACTACTTGTTgtgcatcagagaagtcacacaggggagaggccattttcatgttcggAATGTGAGAAATGCTTTACAAATAAAGCAGATCttattagacatcagagaattcacacaggagaaaagccatttcTTTGTTTagagtgtgggaaatgttttagccgGAAATTACATCTTactagacatcagagaattcatacTCCCGGGGAGAAGCTTTAACCAAAACTCAGCTCTATCAAAGCAGAGAACTTACGGAAGGATTTTCATTCCCATGTTGTATCCACAAATCACATATTAAACATTAAGAGGATTGACAATTTCATAACCAAAATTCCTAAACGCCCATAAACTGAATGTCTTGACTACCTGTTCTTACTTCACCTCTGGTGCTGTCTCAGAAAGCCTCTGTCTTTCCATCCATAGTGTAAAGACCACGACCACCTAGTCCATGCTGAGCTAGCTGGTTACAATCATGTAGCTTACTCATGGGACTGTCTTCACATCTGTCTTCCCTGCCTTATCCTCTTCT
This window of the Bufo bufo chromosome 6, aBufBuf1.1, whole genome shotgun sequence genome carries:
- the LOC121004524 gene encoding gastrula zinc finger protein XlCGF71.1-like; the protein is MHHRSHTGEKPYSCSECEKCFTNKSDLIRHQRIHTGEKPFLCLECGKRYNQKSDLVIHERIHTGEKPFSCSHCGKCFIQKSDLVIHERNHTGEKPYSCSECGKCFADKSHLVKHERTHTGEKPYSCSECEKSFAIKSLLVVHQRSHTGERPFSCSECEKCFTNKADLIRHQRIHTGEKPFLCLECGKCFSRKLHLTRHQRIHTPGEKL